DNA from Microbacterium sp. BK668:
ATCTACCAGATCCAGGACAAGTACCGCGACGAGGCGCGCCCCCGCGCGGGGCTCCTGCGCGGGCGCGAGTTCACGATGAAGGACGCGTACTCGTTCGACTACACCGACGAGGGTCAGGATGCCTCGTACCAGTCGCAGCGCGACGCCTACGAGCGCATCTTCCAGCGCCTCGGCCTCGAGTACGTCATCGTCGCCGCCGACAACGGCCTCATGGGCGGCGCGCGCAGCGAGGAGTTCCTGCATCCGACGCCGGTCGGCGAGGACACCTTCGTGCGCTCGGACGGAGGGTACGCGGCGAACGTCGAGGCCTACGTCACGACCCCCCCGGAGGCGATCCCGCTCGACGGGCTTCCCGCGCCGGTCATCTTCGACTCGCCGAACACGCCGACGATCCAGACGCTCGTCGATCACGCGAACGCGCACCTCGATCCGCCCGCGCCCGGGATCGCGGGCCCCGCGACCGAAGGCCTCACGCAGTGGTCGGCAGCGCACACGCTCAAGAACGTCGTGCTGGCCCTCACGCACCTCGACGGCACGCGCGAGCTCGTGATCGTCGGCGTCCCGGGCGACCGCGACGTCGACGACAAGCGGGTCGAGGTCGCCTTCGCGCCGGCGGCCGTCGAGCCGGCCACGGAGCAGGACTTCGAGGACAACCCGCTCCTCGTCAAGGGCTACATCGGCCCGTGGTCCGAGACGGGTCCGATCCTCGGCGAGGAGTCGGCGACGGGCATCCGGTTCCTGCTCGACCCGCGGGTCGTCGACGGCACCGCGTGGGTGACCGGCGCGAACATCGACCAGAAGCACGTCCACTCGCTCGTCGCTGGCCGCGACTTCACCGGAGACGGATTCGTCGAGGTCGCCACGGTCCGCGAGGGCGACCCGGCGCCGGACGGCTCCGGTCCCGTGCACCTCGCGCGCGGCATGGAGAT
Protein-coding regions in this window:
- a CDS encoding proline--tRNA ligase, which translates into the protein MVTRLSKFFLRTLREDPADAEVTSHRLLVRAGYIRRAAPGIFTWLPLGLRVKAKIEAVIRDEMTRAGAFEVHFPALLPREPYEASGRWTSYGDGIFRLQDRKNADYLLAPTHEEMFTLLVKDLCSSYKDLPLTIYQIQDKYRDEARPRAGLLRGREFTMKDAYSFDYTDEGQDASYQSQRDAYERIFQRLGLEYVIVAADNGLMGGARSEEFLHPTPVGEDTFVRSDGGYAANVEAYVTTPPEAIPLDGLPAPVIFDSPNTPTIQTLVDHANAHLDPPAPGIAGPATEGLTQWSAAHTLKNVVLALTHLDGTRELVIVGVPGDRDVDDKRVEVAFAPAAVEPATEQDFEDNPLLVKGYIGPWSETGPILGEESATGIRFLLDPRVVDGTAWVTGANIDQKHVHSLVAGRDFTGDGFVEVATVREGDPAPDGSGPVHLARGMEIGHVFQLGRFFAETLGLQVLDENGKLVTVTMGSYGIGVTRILAIIAELNNDDRGLIWPAPVAPFDVHVVATGKDAVAFDLAESVSAQLEASGLDVLYDDRAKVSPGVKFADAELVGVPRILIVGRGAAEGQVELWDRRTGDRGVVAAADAVARLTAG